In one Nicotiana sylvestris chromosome 8, ASM39365v2, whole genome shotgun sequence genomic region, the following are encoded:
- the LOC104213964 gene encoding transcription activator GLK1-like yields the protein MLTVSPLSYKTTKNDRDNHMESFTIGGVDDFPEFGDGNLLESIDFDDIFLGINVDDDVLPDLEMDSEMLAEFAVSSGDESDRMNSYNTTTPPLHVEEHNFSRNEEVEKVPSDLNQKSEKSKPKSKENDKCKKSSGQSKNPEGKRKVKVDWTPELHRRFVQAVEQLGVDKAVPSRILELMGVEGLTRHNIASHLQKYRAHWKHLLAREAEAASWSQRKQMYGGAAVVGGGGKRDINPWPSAPTMGFPPMTAPPMVPPHFRPLHVWGHPPTDQSMMHMWPKHITPLPPGWAPVPPHSSPPIDPSFWHSHHQRVLNSLAPGTPCFPSPIAPTRFPVQGIPPPAMLKAVPTGAGQNLPKPPSDFHPSKESIDAAIGDVLAKPCLPPPPLGLKPPSIDSVLNELQRQGINKIPPT from the exons ATGCTAACTGTATCACCTCTGAGCTACAAAACCACCAAAAATGACAGGGATAATCACATGGAAAGTTTCACGATTGGAGGAGTCGATGATTTTCCAGAGTTTGGTGATGGGAATTTGCTCGAAAGCATtgattttgatgacattttcttggGGATCAACGTCGACGATGATGTGCTACCAGATTTGGAGATGGACTCAGAGATGCTTGCTGAATTCGCAGTTAGTAGTGGCGACGAATCTGATCGTATGAATAGTTATAATACTACTACACCACCACTCCACGTAGAAGAACACAACTTTTCCAGAAACGAAGAAGTGGAAAAAGTTCCATCAGATTTGAATCAGAAGAGTGAAAAATCTAAACCCAAGTCAaaggaaaatgataagtgcaAGAAATCATCGGGGCAATCCAAAAATCCAGAAGGGAAGAGAAAAGTGAAG GTGGATTGGACGCCAGAGCTACACAGGAGATTTGTACAAGCAGTAGAGCAATTAGGTGTAGATAAAGCAGTCCCATCTAGGATTTTAGAACTCATGGGTGTTGAAGGTCTCACTCGCCATAACATTGCTAGCCATCTTCAA AAATATAGAGCCCATTGGAAACATTTGCTTGCGAGAGAAGCGGAGGCGGCAAGTTGGAGCCAAAGAAAACAAATGTACGGCGGTGCAGCCGTGGTTGGAGGTGGCGGAAAGAGAGACATAAACCCATGGCCGTCAGCACCAACCATGGGTTTTCCACCTATGACGGCACCACCCATGGTGCCGCCTCATTTTAGACCTCTACACGTCTGGGGCCATCCGCCCACCGATCAATCTATGATGCACATGTGGCCGAAACATATAACGCCTCTTCCACCAGGATGGGCACCGGTCCCTCCTCATTCTTCACCACCTATAGATCCTTCCTTTTGGCATTCACACCATCAAAGA GTACTAAACTCTCTTGCACCAGGCACTCCTTGCTTTCCTTCACCAATAGCGCCCACG AGATTTCCAGTTCAGGGCATCCCACCCCCTGCCATGCTCAAAGCTGTCCCCACCGGAGCAGGCCAAAATCTACCTAAACCTCCTTCTGATTTTCATCCT TCAAAGGAGAGCATAGATGCGGCCATTGGAGATGTTTTAGCAAAGCCATGTCTGCCACCACCACCCCTCGGACTCAAACCTCCTTCAATCGACAGTGTGTTGAATGAATTACAACGTCAAGGGATTAATAAAATACCTCCAACTTAA